A region from the Mustela erminea isolate mMusErm1 chromosome 10, mMusErm1.Pri, whole genome shotgun sequence genome encodes:
- the NKAIN1 gene encoding sodium/potassium-transporting ATPase subunit beta-1-interacting protein 1 isoform X1, translating into MGKCSGRCTLVAFCCLQLVAALERQIFDFLGYQWAPILANFLHIMAVILGIFGTVQYRSRYLILYAAWLVLWVGWNAFIICFYLEVGQLSQDRDFIMTFNTSLHRSWWMENGPGCLVTPVLNSRLALEDHHVISVTGCLLDYPYIEALSSALQIFLALFGFVFACYVSKVFLEEEDSFDFIGGFDSYGYQAPQKTSHLQLQPLYTSG; encoded by the exons GTCGCTGCGCTGGAGCGGCAGATCTTTGACTTCCTGGGCTATCAGTGGGCTCCTATCTTAGCCAACTTCCTGCACATCATGGCAGTCATCCTGGGCATCTTTGGCACCGTGCAGTACCGCTCCCGGTACCTCATTCTG taTGCAGCCTGGCTGGTGCTCTGGGTTGGCTGGAATGCCTTTATCATCTGCTTCTACCTGGAGGTTGGACAGCTGTCCCAG gacCGGGACTTCATCATGACCTTCAACACATCCCTGCACCGCTCCTGGTGGATGGAGAATGGGCCAGGCTGCCTGGTGACACCTGTCCTGAACTCCCGCCTCGCCCTGGAAGACCACCATGTCATCTCTGTCACCGGCTGCCTGCTTGACTACCCCTACATCGAAGCACTCAGCAGTGCCCTGCAGATCTTCCTGGCT CTCTTTGGCTTCGTGTTCGCCTGCTACGTGAGCAAAGtgttcctggaggaggaggacagcT TTGACTTCATCGGTGGCTTTGACTCCTACGGAtaccaggcgccccagaagacaTCGCATTTACAACTGCAGCCTCTGTACAC GTCGGGGTAG
- the NKAIN1 gene encoding sodium/potassium-transporting ATPase subunit beta-1-interacting protein 1 isoform X2: MPLSSASTWRLDSCPRPLCPQDRDFIMTFNTSLHRSWWMENGPGCLVTPVLNSRLALEDHHVISVTGCLLDYPYIEALSSALQIFLALFGFVFACYVSKVFLEEEDSFDFIGGFDSYGYQAPQKTSHLQLQPLYTSG; encoded by the exons ATGCCTTTATCATCTGCTTCTACCTGGAGGTTGGACAGCTGTCCCAG gcccctctgcccccaggacCGGGACTTCATCATGACCTTCAACACATCCCTGCACCGCTCCTGGTGGATGGAGAATGGGCCAGGCTGCCTGGTGACACCTGTCCTGAACTCCCGCCTCGCCCTGGAAGACCACCATGTCATCTCTGTCACCGGCTGCCTGCTTGACTACCCCTACATCGAAGCACTCAGCAGTGCCCTGCAGATCTTCCTGGCT CTCTTTGGCTTCGTGTTCGCCTGCTACGTGAGCAAAGtgttcctggaggaggaggacagcT TTGACTTCATCGGTGGCTTTGACTCCTACGGAtaccaggcgccccagaagacaTCGCATTTACAACTGCAGCCTCTGTACAC GTCGGGGTAG